The following coding sequences lie in one Cloeon dipterum chromosome 1, ieCloDipt1.1, whole genome shotgun sequence genomic window:
- the LOC135948607 gene encoding WW domain-binding protein 4: MTEYWKSTEKKFCDFCKCWIANNRASIDFHERGKRHIGNVEKKIKDVGRKSQKDQKAKDYEARQLKIMEQNAMKSYMNDVYLKSDYSSQFVELPEGYAPEGEAGPSAMPTVKTQAELQAEAKQKIKEQAEMKAMQIQAERDAKEAAAKRAAEAAGSSYTPVVKLGPGATSTEVLGTQRLRPKNFRFQKKLPKWYEAKDKDDVSYYWNVITKATTYDKPADGFVSLELQERNRKEEEEKQKTREEQWQIMKNPLKNPLPECDKPTPFGAWTEVKSAEESEHVDLQLPKNNRVQPVLPVFTEEEMPEIKFKEKVVKSLAPGPGCSSEPVAFKKRKIQNFRGRQRKDDDDD; the protein is encoded by the exons gacTGAATATTGGAAATCGACCGAAAAGAAGTTCTGCGACTTCTGCAAATGCTGGATTGCCAATAACAGAGCT AGCATTGATTTTCacgagagaggaaaaagacACATTGGAAATGTGGAAAAGAAGATTAAGGACGTCGGCAGAAAGAGTCAGAAGGACCAAAAGGCGAAAGACTATGAAGCCAGACAGTTGAAGATCATGGAGCAGAATGCCATGAAATCGTACATGAACGACGTCTACCTCAAATCGGACTATTCTTCCCAGTTTGTCGAACTACCTGAAGGCTACGCACCAGAAGGGGAAGCAGGACCTTCCGCCATGCCCACAGTCAAGACCCAAGCTGAACTGCAAGCTGAGGCCAAGCAAAAGATCAAAGAGCAg GCGGAAATGAAGGCAATGCAGATCCAGGCAGAAAGGGATGCGAAAGAGGCAGCCGCAAAGAGAGCGGCTGAAGCTGCTGGTTCTAGTTACACACCAGTCGTCAAACTGGGGCCAGGCGCCACTTCCACCGAGGTTCTGGGCACGCAGCGACTCCGCCCTAAAAACTTCCGGTTTCAAAAGAAACTTCCCAAGTGGTACGAAGCCAAAGATAAGGACGATGTTTCTTACTATTGGAACGTCATCACTAAAG CCACAACGTATGACAAACCTGCAGATGGGTTTGTCTCTTTGGAGTTGCAAGAGCGCAATCGAAAGGAAGAagaagagaaacaaaaaactaGGGAGGAGCAGTggcaaattatgaaaaatcctCTGAAGAATCCACTGCCAGAGTGTGATAAGCCAACTCCTTTTGGAGCGTGGACAGAGGTAAAATCAGCCGAAGAAAg tGAGCATGTGGACCTTCAACTTCCCAAGAACAACAGAGTACAACCCGTTTTGCCTGTTTTCACTGAAGAAGAGATGCCCGAGATAAAGTTTAAGGAAAAGGTGGTCAAATCCTTAGCTCCAGGCCCAGGTTGCAGTTCAGAACCGGTGGCGttcaagaagagaaaaattcagaattttagAGGTCGGCAGCGAAAAGACGACGACGATGATTAg
- the Dysb gene encoding dysbindin protein homolog: MFGSLRDKLQNVQEGISASFRILSVSDSSPRKPKSPSTQKVNFNAGAELLDKYQTDWKEIHDAAEDNARKADLVDQMIDSLHQNVKKQWTDIGNLSSSVNEVPHLIYKVQELIEEINTLKNTCEEVQHSLLELEDLVETQVLREEQLDHRFQLAMYKEKKLAEFEEFRKNLEKEHSEKLRKYEEHQTSILHERQEAFGKVFSEEMDEFKKSGHIPKLEIRGHFDKEISLEEVDLEADKSALDEFLQDVDNDSDSNIDFQIEADSTK, encoded by the exons atgttCGGGAGCTTGAGAGATAAACTACAAAATGTGCAGGAAGGTATTTCTGCAAG CTTTCGAATTCTATCCGTGAGTGATTCATCTCCTCGAAAACCAAAGTCGCCGTCTACCCAAAAGGTCAATTTTAATGCTGGTGCTGAACTCTTGGACAAATACCAAACAGACTGGAAAGAGATTCATGACGCAGCAGAAGATAATGCCAGAAAAGCAGAC CTGGTGGATCAAATGATCGACTCGCTGCACCAAAATGTCAAAAAGCAGTGGACTGACATTGGCAATCTGAGTTCTTCTGTAAATGAGGTTCCTCATCTCATTTATAAGGTTCAAGAGCTCATTGAGGAAATTA ATACTCTTAAGAATACATGTGAAGAGGTGCAGCATTCCCTGTTGGAGTTGGAAGATTTGGTGGAGACTCAGGTCTTGCGTGAAGAGCAACTTGATCACAGATTCCAGCTTGCCATgtacaaagagaaaaaacttGCCGAATTTGAAGAATTTAGAA AAAATTTAGAGAAAGAGCACAGCGAAAAGCTGAGGAAATACGAGGAACACCAAACGAGCATACTTCATGAGCGACAAGAAGCATTTGGCAAAGTTTTCTCTGAGGAAATGGacgagtttaaaaaatctggcCACATTCCTA aactaGAAATTCGCGGGCATTTTGATAAAGAAATTTCGCTGGAAGAAGTGGACCTTGAAGCCGACAAGTCTGCCCTTGACGAGTTCCTCCAAGATGTTGACAATGATAGTGATAGCAACATTGACTTCCAGATCGAGGCAGACTCAACCaaatag
- the LOC135948608 gene encoding calmodulin-lysine N-methyltransferase isoform X1, whose protein sequence is MAICFDGNLHGVERATDKVLSMSGSTALVAPAADTVADDGDEDIGEARHEAARQRWRLLAEALKRGAATTHEGAADSCMGVSFGLVRCLSTPENGWFVYSAQGFEVLVCHVTEAVSPKALAGFNNTGNVRVWSSEEVLTHYCLRQGPALFAGRRVLELGGGMTCLAGLMVAKAAAPAYVHLTDGNQAAMANVKRIVAQNELRTDVACSVLRWHEAGHLRPAALYDLILCADCLFFDDARPALADAISLLLRPGGSALVMAPARGGTFNLFVQEVARKGLRYSIAKRYDDAVWASHEALMHAAQHGGPFYNEDLHFPLLLLLTKPS, encoded by the exons ATGGCAATTTGCTTCGATGGGAATTTGCATGGTGTCGAGCGAGCAACGGATAAG GTGCTAAGCATGTCCGGATCGACGGCGCTGGTGGCGCCGGCCGCCGACACCGTCGCTGACGACGGCGACGAAGACATCGGCGAGGCCCGTCACGAGGCAGCGCGCCAGCGATGGAGGCTGCTGGCCGAGGCGCTGAAGCGCGGCGCCGCGACCACGCACGAGGGCGCCGCCGACTCGTGCATGGGCGTCAGTTTCGGGCTGGTGCGCTGCCTTTCCACCCCTGAGAACGGCTGGTTCGTGTACTCGGCGCAGGGATTCGAGGTGCTCGTGTGCCACGTCACCGAGGCCGTTTCTCCAAAG GCGCTGGCAGGCTTCAACAACACGGGCAACGTGCGCGTGTGGTCTTCCGAGGAGGTGCTGACGCACTACTGCCTGCGTCAGGGTCCGGCGCTGTTCGCGGGGCGGCGCGTGCTCGAGCTGGGCGGCGGCATGACCTGCCTGGCCGGGCTGATGGTGGCCAAGGCGGCCGCACCGGCGTACGTGCACCTCACGGACGGCAACCAGGCGGCCATGGCCAACGTGAAGCGGATCGTGGCGCAGAACGAGCTGCGCACGGACGTGGCGTGCAGCGTGCTGAGGTGGCACGAGGCCGGGCACCTGCGACCGGCCGCGCTCTACGACCTGATCCTGTGCGCCGACTGCCTCTTCTTCGACGACGCCCGGCCCGCGCTGGCCGACGCCATCAGCCTGCTGCTGCGCCCTGGCGGCTCGGCCCTGGTCATGGCGCCGGCCAGGGGCGGCACCTTCAACCTCTTCGTGCAGGAGGTGGCCCGCAAGGGCCTCAGGTACTCGATCGCCAAGAGGTACGACGACGCCGTGTGGGCCAGCCACGAGGCCCTGATGCACGCCGCCCAGCACGGCGGGCCTTTCTACAACGAGGACCTGCACttcccgctgctgctgctgctcaccAAGCCCAGTTGA
- the LOC135948608 gene encoding calmodulin-lysine N-methyltransferase isoform X2: MQTDGPSHSPPVLSMSGSTALVAPAADTVADDGDEDIGEARHEAARQRWRLLAEALKRGAATTHEGAADSCMGVSFGLVRCLSTPENGWFVYSAQGFEVLVCHVTEAVSPKALAGFNNTGNVRVWSSEEVLTHYCLRQGPALFAGRRVLELGGGMTCLAGLMVAKAAAPAYVHLTDGNQAAMANVKRIVAQNELRTDVACSVLRWHEAGHLRPAALYDLILCADCLFFDDARPALADAISLLLRPGGSALVMAPARGGTFNLFVQEVARKGLRYSIAKRYDDAVWASHEALMHAAQHGGPFYNEDLHFPLLLLLTKPS, translated from the exons ATGCAGACAGATGGCCCTTCTCACTCGCCGCCG GTGCTAAGCATGTCCGGATCGACGGCGCTGGTGGCGCCGGCCGCCGACACCGTCGCTGACGACGGCGACGAAGACATCGGCGAGGCCCGTCACGAGGCAGCGCGCCAGCGATGGAGGCTGCTGGCCGAGGCGCTGAAGCGCGGCGCCGCGACCACGCACGAGGGCGCCGCCGACTCGTGCATGGGCGTCAGTTTCGGGCTGGTGCGCTGCCTTTCCACCCCTGAGAACGGCTGGTTCGTGTACTCGGCGCAGGGATTCGAGGTGCTCGTGTGCCACGTCACCGAGGCCGTTTCTCCAAAG GCGCTGGCAGGCTTCAACAACACGGGCAACGTGCGCGTGTGGTCTTCCGAGGAGGTGCTGACGCACTACTGCCTGCGTCAGGGTCCGGCGCTGTTCGCGGGGCGGCGCGTGCTCGAGCTGGGCGGCGGCATGACCTGCCTGGCCGGGCTGATGGTGGCCAAGGCGGCCGCACCGGCGTACGTGCACCTCACGGACGGCAACCAGGCGGCCATGGCCAACGTGAAGCGGATCGTGGCGCAGAACGAGCTGCGCACGGACGTGGCGTGCAGCGTGCTGAGGTGGCACGAGGCCGGGCACCTGCGACCGGCCGCGCTCTACGACCTGATCCTGTGCGCCGACTGCCTCTTCTTCGACGACGCCCGGCCCGCGCTGGCCGACGCCATCAGCCTGCTGCTGCGCCCTGGCGGCTCGGCCCTGGTCATGGCGCCGGCCAGGGGCGGCACCTTCAACCTCTTCGTGCAGGAGGTGGCCCGCAAGGGCCTCAGGTACTCGATCGCCAAGAGGTACGACGACGCCGTGTGGGCCAGCCACGAGGCCCTGATGCACGCCGCCCAGCACGGCGGGCCTTTCTACAACGAGGACCTGCACttcccgctgctgctgctgctcaccAAGCCCAGTTGA